Proteins from a single region of Engystomops pustulosus chromosome 5, aEngPut4.maternal, whole genome shotgun sequence:
- the LOC140134133 gene encoding uncharacterized protein, with protein sequence MFGRSLIFKKWFHTKDPAEIFETEQEIEAVRILEELQIEHNADTQIPQCVRKKSKKFPNLSSCPAVDQFVKAVSQEFSKINDQAVKNKVFDTDLAECLKQTDPTIPTLYLLPKVHKHPKIPPGRPIISGTGSLTANTVRAIPTGQFLRIRRICSSDDDFEIQADDLKNRFRQRGYSNRSLKLAYWRAKRTPRQTLLSLKEKPAIPDQVRFITNYHSQWHLMRQTLERFWPILQSDPIIEKYITPHPSVTARRAKNLRDILVRSHYTSGKSNTIFDAGRPPWGWKPCGSSGLLRNLSM encoded by the exons ATGTTTGGAAGATCTCTAATCTTCAAGAAATGGTTTCATACAAAAGACCCAGCAGAAATTTTTGAAACCGAGCAAGAAATTGAAGCTGTCAGGATATTGGAAGAACTCCAGATTGAACATAATGCAGATACCCAAATCCCCCAATGCGTGAGAAAAAAGTCTAAGAAATTTCCGAATCTTTCCAGCTGCCCAGCGGTCGATCAATTTGTTAAAGCAGTATCCCAGGAATTTTCCAAAATAAATGATCAG GCTGTCAAGAACAAGGTGTTTGACACAGACCTTGCCGAGTGCCTAAAACAAACAGACCCGACGATTCCCACCCTATATCTACTGCCGAAAGTGCATAAACATCCAAAGATACCACCAGGCCGGCCTATCATATCTGGGACAGGAAGCCTTACAGCAAAC ACCGTGAGAGCCATACCTACTGGTCAGTTCCTCCGGATTAGGCGGATATGTTCCTCGGATGATGACTTCGAGATTCAGGCTGATGACCTCAAAAATAGGTTTCGTCAACGAGGCTACAGTAATAGATCCCTAAAATTGGCCTACTGGCGTGCAAAAAGAACACCACGCCAGACTCTTTTATCACTAAAGGAAAAACCAGCAATACCAGACCAGGTGAGATTCATTACGAATTATCACTCTCAGTGGCACTTGATGCGTCAGACCTTGGAAAGATTTTGGCCAATTCTACAAAGCGACCCGATCATCGAAAAATATATTACTCCACATCCCTCAGTGACAGCGAGAAGGGCTAAAAATTTGCGAGACATCCTTGTAAGGAGCCATTATACATCTGGCAAATCTAACACCATATTCGATGCTGGTCGCCCACCTTGGGGGTGGAAACCATGTGGGAG CAGTGGTTTACTACGCAACCTGTCCATGTAA